The following proteins come from a genomic window of Streptomyces sp. NBC_01716:
- the hypB gene encoding hydrogenase nickel incorporation protein HypB has protein sequence MCGTCGCSGGGEGGTGTVGTRIAVPHAHPHDGDHVHPVAIRGTAGGGETITLEQRVLAKNEDLAARNRSWLAEQGIVAVNMMSSPGAGKTTLLERTIRDFAGLRPVAVIEGDQETMLDADRIKRAGSTVVQVNTGAGCHLDAEMMRDALTTLAPVSGSLVLVENVGNLVCPALFDLGERSRVVIISVTEGTDKPLKYPYMFAAADLVIINKIDLLPYVDFDVARCEEYARSVNPALRSLAVSATTGEGMRDWYDWVAGQY, from the coding sequence ATGTGCGGTACATGCGGTTGCTCGGGCGGCGGCGAAGGGGGGACCGGGACCGTCGGGACACGGATCGCCGTACCCCACGCGCATCCGCACGACGGCGATCACGTTCACCCGGTCGCGATCCGCGGGACAGCCGGCGGCGGCGAGACCATCACCCTCGAACAGCGGGTCCTGGCGAAGAACGAGGACCTGGCCGCCCGTAACCGCTCCTGGCTCGCCGAACAGGGCATCGTGGCGGTGAACATGATGAGTTCGCCGGGCGCCGGCAAGACCACCCTCCTCGAACGCACCATCCGGGACTTCGCCGGGCTGCGCCCGGTCGCGGTCATCGAGGGCGACCAGGAGACGATGCTCGACGCCGACCGGATCAAGCGCGCGGGCAGCACCGTCGTCCAGGTGAACACCGGCGCGGGATGCCACCTGGACGCGGAGATGATGCGGGACGCGCTCACCACCCTCGCGCCGGTGTCCGGGTCACTGGTCCTGGTCGAGAACGTCGGGAATCTGGTCTGCCCCGCCCTCTTCGACCTCGGCGAGCGCAGCAGGGTGGTGATCATCTCGGTGACCGAGGGTACGGACAAGCCCCTCAAGTACCCCTATATGTTCGCCGCCGCGGACCTGGTGATCATCAACAAGATCGACCTCCTGCCGTACGTCGACTTCGACGTCGCCCGCTGCGAGGAGTACGCCCGTTCCGTCAACCCCGCTCTGCGGTCGCTGGCCGTGTCGGCGACCACCGGAGAGGGCATGCGCGACTGGTACGACTGGGTGGCCGGGCAGTACTGA
- a CDS encoding hydrogenase maturation nickel metallochaperone HypA/HybF, which translates to MHELSITQSIVDAVCERAAGRPVRAVSVRVGMLTAVVPDSMRFCFDLTTAGTVAEGAALEIEQPPGTARCRACSEDFALADLVLLCPCGSADVEITSGRELQIVSMRVG; encoded by the coding sequence GTGCATGAATTGTCGATCACACAGAGCATTGTCGACGCGGTATGTGAGCGCGCGGCGGGAAGACCGGTACGCGCGGTCAGTGTCCGGGTGGGAATGCTGACCGCCGTGGTGCCCGACTCGATGCGTTTCTGCTTCGACCTGACCACGGCGGGCACGGTCGCGGAAGGCGCGGCGCTCGAAATCGAGCAGCCGCCGGGAACCGCGCGGTGCCGGGCGTGTTCAGAGGACTTCGCCCTGGCGGATCTTGTATTGCTGTGTCCGTGCGGGAGCGCCGATGTCGAGATCACGTCGGGGCGGGAACTCCAGATCGTCTCCATGAGAGTGGGCTGA